The Rhodopirellula halodulae genome includes the window GCACCCGCGCGATCGCCACCCGGGCGAGATCCTTGCTGGGAATCAGAAAGCTTCATTGAATATTCTATTTTCGAAACTGCCGAGACCTGAGTCCGGCGTTTAAACTGTCACGTTTGGCGGTGCCTGGATGGATCGACGTGCTTGCGACGAGCAGCCAGTTCAGCATGGCTGCGAACGGCCATTTCAGCATGGCTGTTAATGGATTGAGAAACAACCAGCCATTGAAATCCCGCGATTCATCGTGGACACAGACATGTTAATGAAACAGGACGCTCGCCTACGCCCGTCGCCCATTTGCTTTTCGCAGTCGCCGATCCGCTCGTTCGGCCCCGCCATCGCCGGGATGGTTTTGATTTTGGTGATGGTCGTGGCGGGAGCATCCAGTTGGCTGGTCGGATTGGTCAGCTTGGTGATCATCGGGTTGCTGCTCGTCTTTCGACATTGGCACAGTTCGCAACAGGATGACGCCGTCTCCGCGTTCGTTCGCGACAGCAACGAAGAAGTTCAGAAGTGGCAGGAACGTTTGCGGTGCCTGCATGCGGAAACTCGCCAGAACGCATCGGCGTTGTTGCAGTTGAGCGACGGCGTCATCGTGCTCAGCAAAGACTTCTCGGTTCTGTTGATCAATCCGTCGGCGGTGAGGTTGTTGGGACTGAAAAAACGAGACGCGTTGCTGGGACGTTGCTTCACGGAATTGGTGCGAGTGCCACAGTTGTTGGCTTCCATTCGGTCCGCCGTGAAAGAACATCAACCGCAAGAGTTCACGGTGGAGGTTCACGACCAAGGAACCATACGTCCTTTGCGGGTGCGAGTTGACTTGATCGACACCGGCGAAGAACCCAACTTGCAATTGTCTTTACGTGACGAAACGGAGTCTCGTCGAGTCGAGGAAATGCGGCGAGAATTCATTGCGAATGTGTCGCATGAGCTGAAGACGCCTCTGGCTGCGATCAAAGGATACGCCGAGACGGTCGAGTTGGCGGTCCAAGACGACCCCGACGCGGCACTGCATTTCATGAAGCAAATCACGTCTCAGTGTTTGCGATTGGAACGTTTGGTCCACGAGATGATGCAGTTGGCTCGGGCTCAGTCCGGTCCCGCTAACTTGCACCTGTCGAGCGTTTCGTTGACGGAGATCGTGGAGGATGCCATTCGGACCTACGAGCCGGTGGCCATCGCAAACGATTTGGAATTGGTGCCTGAAGTCTTTCCGGGAAAGGCCAAAATCATCGCCGACCGCGAAGCGACTCTCACAATCGCGAATAATTTGATCGGCAATGC containing:
- a CDS encoding sensor histidine kinase, giving the protein MLMKQDARLRPSPICFSQSPIRSFGPAIAGMVLILVMVVAGASSWLVGLVSLVIIGLLLVFRHWHSSQQDDAVSAFVRDSNEEVQKWQERLRCLHAETRQNASALLQLSDGVIVLSKDFSVLLINPSAVRLLGLKKRDALLGRCFTELVRVPQLLASIRSAVKEHQPQEFTVEVHDQGTIRPLRVRVDLIDTGEEPNLQLSLRDETESRRVEEMRREFIANVSHELKTPLAAIKGYAETVELAVQDDPDAALHFMKQITSQCLRLERLVHEMMQLARAQSGPANLHLSSVSLTEIVEDAIRTYEPVAIANDLELVPEVFPGKAKIIADREATLTIANNLIGNAIRYTPAGGEVRVSIEEDADRWVLAVEDTGVGIPCSEHQRVFERFYRGSRNEESGKGGTGLGLAIVKHLTQAQDGEVSLESVPGQGSCFRVRLPAVASAELNRV